Part of the Drosophila santomea strain STO CAGO 1482 chromosome 2L, Prin_Dsan_1.1, whole genome shotgun sequence genome is shown below.
TGAGCGTCTCCACCATCGTCGAGGTCCTGGTCCTGTACCTGGCCACTGCCAAGCACAAGAGGCGCCTGCCGGAGGCGCTGAGGAAGCTGCTGCACGGCAACCTGGGCACCTGGCTGCTGCTCTCGCTGTTCAGCACCACCGGCGAGTCGCAGGCGGAGAAGAACAAGGAGATGGACGAGCACCTGTACGAGGACGCGGACGAGCAGGATGCGTCCAGTCCGCTGGGCATCAACCCCGCCGAAGTGCCGGGCGCCAAGGCCAACCAGTTCGACTGGGCGTTGCTGGCCACCGCCGTGGACCGCATTTGCTTTCTGGCCTTCAGTCTGGCCTTCTTCATCCTGGCCATCAGGTGTTCCGTGTAAAACTGCTCTGGACTTAACGCTATCTACCTACCGGTGCCTTGGGTAAGGTCGTTGCCCATCAATCTCGAAACTGTATTGCATTTTCCGGAGCCACCTAGCGAACTTGGCCAAGGTACGGGTGCACTGTGAGTTGGCTTTGCATTTGCGATTTCATGTATTTACTGTGTGTGCGAACTTAGAATTATTTAATGATGAGACCTCGTATGGAATAAAGGACCTCTGCCGAATGTCTGCTTACAACTAGAAGCGAAGGATAACAGGCTAAGTAACAAATTGGCTCTCGTTTCCGAGTATTGCTCTGCGATGCTCCGGGCTATCACAATTCCTCAATTAACCCAAAGTAGCTGGAATTACACAAAATGACCTTTTAACGGCCAAAGGTCCGATGGTGCCCgatgggtggctgggtggctggGATCCAGGGTGTCACGGTGTCACGGTTGCAGGGTTGCTCTCCGCTCTCCCCTGCGCAGTGGGTGGTCCTGCGCATCCTCCTGCCCCATCGGAACTTACAACCCCGGCGACAAATTGGGGTTGCGACGGGCTCAGTTGAATGCATTTGTGGTGGGAGTGACCGGGCCCTGGTCGTAGTTTCCCGCAGAAGATGAGGACGACCTGGCCGGGTCCACGCCGGCTGTCCCACCTTGGAATGGAGCAGTGAAATTCGAAgtggaggcggaggaggaggcgggcGCCAGGCCGGGCGAAGCTTGCGAGGAGGCCGTCGAGGACGATGGGAAGCCCAGGCTGGAGCTGTTTGAGGCGGGAGACGAGTGGTGCGGGTGCAGGAAGTGGGGCTGCCCCAGCTGGTGGTGCGGATGCGAGtgctgtgggtggtggtgcagtggCGGCGGGTGGCGCCCCAGCTGCATCGCTCCGCCGGCGTGGTGGTTGTAGGAACCCAGCATGCTGGAGGCCGGATCTCCACCCTGCGCCTGAGCCTGGCAAGCGGCCATCAGGCCGTGGAAGTCGAACTTGTAGGCATACCGCTTTCCGTGCACCTTGGTCATAATGTTCTTGTCGTAGTAGTACCTGCAAGTAGAAGTGCGCGAACTTGTACATTTTCTTCCTATGCTATGAGTgggtggagtggagtggagacGAGAAGACTCACCTGAGAGCCCGGCTCAGCTTGTCGTAGTTCATGTTCGGCTTGGCCTTGCGCTCGCCCCACCGCCTGGCCACCTCGTCCGGGTCGATGAGCCGGAACTCGCCCGATTGGCCCTCCCAGCTGATGGCGTTCGCGTTGGACGAATCAGCGAGCAGCTCCAGCAGAAACTGCCACAGCTGGATCTGGCCCCCTGAGCCCTGGGCAACCAATCGGTGCGAGGCAGCGTTCAGCAGCTGGTACGGATCTGAAAGAGAGAACCGGCGGATGGGGCATTAGTGGCGAATACTCGCAAACCCCTGCGAAaacagacacagatacagatacagacatctacagatacagatacagatacagatacttggTACTCGGCCGAAGAGATGCCAAGATGTGAGGGCGGGGAGAGCGAGCGAGAAAGCCAGCCCAGCCAAACGAGATTCTCTGGCGGGGAGCCGCGACGTGGCAAGAGTGCCAAGTGGAGCTGAATGCCATAAGCCGCGCGGATTCACAGAAAATCAACCGCAATGGACATAAATCCTGGATCTCACGATGCACACGAAGAAAAACGGGcatcaaatgaaatttaaatcaaattaaaagtgAGACACCGCTCTTTAGTTAACTCTTTAGTCAAGTTTTGATAATGaaactatataaatatatttactagTTTCGATAGTCAGTTACATGTTAGCTTTTCCCAAATGAAGTAGCTTTAGTTCTACTAACACGACCAACCATTTATGACCTGAATGCATTTAAACTGAAATTGTGCTTGCATCTCTTGTGTTTAGAGTAGATACATTTTCCTGTTTGCTGGCCATGGGGACATTCCCACATCCCGTAGTCTGTGCACCTCCACGGGGGAAATCCCCGGCCAAAGTGCCGCTGCAAAAGCACGAAAGTGCCATAACCAGGATGACTCATCCGCGATCAAGCAGCGCCGCGGCTAAAAGACACAGTTCCTACTTCTAGACAATGTCAGACCGTTGGACCCATTCATTCGCTCATTCATGTTTCTGGGGGCACCGCCACCGCTCGCCGGAAATGCCTGAGATCGAGTGGTTGCCATTGAGCAATCTCCTCGTGCTTCGTCTCTCCGACTTGCGGCTGGCATTTGCCAAGCGGAAATTCCTATGAATTTCGGCGCTCTTACCGTTGAAGATCATCGAGGTGTGCGgatgctggtggtgctggtggtggtggtggtagtggtggtgcaCGGCGCCGTGGTGCGGATGTGGGTGCTGTCCAACTGGCGGGGCCGGCTGCATCCGGAGGCCAAAGCGTCGGTTGAAGTCCTCCGAGAGGCGCCACATGACGCCCACGTCCACACTGACGCTCATGATGGGTCTTCTTTAAAAAGTCTTTTTCGGAAATTGCAAGTGCCTTTATTTCACAGaactatttgcatttccacttaaaaacacttttcagTTAGATATTTTACAGATCCAACTTTTACTACGGTTTGTCATCTACATTTTTCGCATAAACACTTGTATTTGTTCTCGATGCAAGTTGAGGATGTAAAGGTACGTCTTGTAACCACTTTCTTTGTATTTGGCAAGATTAACCTTTGACCCGAGCAATGGCTTATGACCACCAATTGTAGTTTTCCCGGGAGCGCGTCAACCGTTTAGGACGAGAGCCATTCGGCGACTGAAACTTCAGCCAGAAGCGCTGCCGGATTGCGCTCCTTAGCGCCGGACGGATGCCTTGCATCTTGGTCGAGCACGGGCATCCGCGAAGCTGACGAAGCAGGCGAAGCTCCGGGCACGATTACGGCTCACCTGCGCAGCTGGTGGTAAATGCCGCTTCGGCATTTGCGAGGCAAGTCGCAAAGTCAGAGGCCACGTGCAGCCACtcaaccaccaaccacccacccaccaaaCGGCACGGCACACGATAAACAACTGCTTCATTGGGCGCTTTTCGACTATTGCATACCCAGTGCGAGTCACTGGATATTTATAAAGCGCCAGGGGAATCCGAAAGATGGAAAAGTATTTTCAAACAATTCTGTTTGCGTGGTGAAATATATCCGAGTTCTTGAGAAACAACGTGACTAATGCTTTCGTTTATGAACATCAAGGTACCCACACATGTACAATCCACCACTGTCTGTGGCTGTGGAATTCTGAACAGGGAATAGCTTTGATCCAGTTTGTACCCTGTAAAAGGGGCGGTGACTCAGAACTGGGAgttgggagctgggagctggggaCAACAACTGTAGCCCACAACAAATGTAATCTGCGTGACGGCGACGACGCGTAATCCTGGTTggcataaaaaacaaatcaattaaatcgACGTCGCCTGCTCCCGGGATCAAGGCTTGTATATGTAGTCCACATCCCACCCACCAACATATGCCAGACCCAAATCAGGGGGCTTTCCCCGCCCCCAGCTGCTCTTCCTGCCACAGGAAGGATGCGACGAATGAATATTTTCCTGTGCCCAGAAGCTGACCACCCGTCGAGCTGTTGTCAATGACAAACCACCCAGGCCAGCCAGCCAAGCATTCCAACCCACCCAACCCTCGAAGCCTCCAACCACCGACCTTCACGCCCACTTCTCCCaccttttccacttttccacttttcccgcCTGGCTGAAACTTGACTCGGCGACTTTTGTCGCTGGCGTGggattattttgattttattattagaTGCCACATCCTGCGAGAAATTATCATATTTACATCGTTTATTATTAAGTTCATCACTTGACGCGACCACCCACAAGGCCCAGCCACGCCCTCCGCCCCCTGCCATCCCGATCCTAGTCATCGCCAGTTAATAACTGgaaaagtgttgcatactttgctGCTGTCGCGCAGAGATTTTCCCAGCGATTTACGTTAATGGAGTCTGAGAGAAAGTTGGCGAACTCGAGCAAAAGGTAATTAAAAGGGGATTTCCCGCACCTCTGGCCACTTTTCTTTCTTATCAACACGATGGGCGTGGAGTGTGGGAGAAACAATCAATGGAACACATAAGTAACGGCCGTATCAGCACGAAGGCATCTTAATCAGTGGCCATTTGGCCGCCGACGGAGGGCGGATTCAAGGAAAGGATTCAATTGATGCCTGACCACAAAGGATTCGAGCGTCGGACAATCGCTCCGCTGGGAATAGCACGTGAACCCAATTACCAAGCAGTTCAATCTCTGGACGCTTCAGATTTATGTGGCCCGAGATTAGCTCTGGACAGTGAGAAAAATGGGCATCGACCAAGTAGTTTCACTTGGATTTGGAGGGGGTTGGCCAGTTCTTGATCGCCTACCAATGAGGGACAATACACCTCTGTCTGAGGTGTGAGGTACTCACTTGGCTCGTTGTCGTTGAGCATCGGACTCGTCTCCCGTCCGGTGGCGTGGTACAAGCTGAGGGCGAAGTGCTGCGCCAGGAGCATGCCTCCGCGCCTGGATCCTGCACAGACCCAGAAGTCGGCGCGAGAGAGATCGCACAGCTCCTGGGCGTCCTTGGGAAACCTGTCGATATCCGGCTCCGGGTCCAGTTTGAACTTGCGCGTCGCCCACTTCACCCAGCTGGCAATGTCCTCGGACGTCCAGGCGTGCGGATCCACGGGCACCTCCACGGGAGACACGCTCCGGCTGGAGTCGTTGGAGTTCCTTCGGGGCGATGGATCGGCGGGCGGAGTGGGTGTCGCCAGCGGGAGGGGCACTGGCAAGTTGAGGGCGGGTAATTGGCTTCTTGTGCTACCGTTGCTGGAGGAGGATCCGGAGTCTGAGTCTGTTGAGGAATCCGAGGAGTCGCTAGAGTCGCTGGTggaactgctgctgcaccgccttctgctccttctcctgctggGGAATCCTTCCTTCTTAGCGCTCTCTTCCTTCTCCTTCGCTTCCAGTCTGGCCTCGTTTCCGGATCCGATGCTTTTTTGCCGGACATCCTGATGCATGGCATTAAACGGCCTCTGTTGGCACCAAACACTGTGAATCGTCTGGCTGTGGACTGGGAGTTGCTTGTGACTCTGGCGGCTGTTCTGCAGAATGGCCATTAAACCGGGATGTTCCTGCTCCCTCTGGGCAACTGCAGTGTCAATATCAGCTGAAGAGTTTTGGTAGCTTTTTAATTTCACTCTTCTTTGGCCTTATTGGGTTGGCATCTGAATTCATCTTATTCACAGGCTTGTGGTTTGTATTTCATAAATCGAGTAGTGTGTGCCGTCACTAAGGcttttataactttattacTGCATATAtcttttcataaatttattgttttgccGCCTTTTGCACTATTAGATATTAGATTGTTCACTTCACGTTGGCCCTGTTTAATCATAAAATTCTGGGAACCGCACTTTTGTATTATTGAACTTATTGGTCGCCTGCAACCGGTTGAAACGGATTTAGGATGTCTGGCTGGATGATTCACCCGAGATAGTCGGGTTGTTTCACCTGCTGACCGGACAAGTGGAGTCCGCTGCAGGCTCTCCACGTGCCGCAAATCGCGGAAATCTTTCGCGGAAAGTTTGCGATtggaaaattttaataacCGTTATTGCACTGACCGATTAAAGATCCGCCGATCGGGTTAAGAGTAGCGCCGTACACCGTTTACGACTCCAGATCGACGCTGATCCGACCCACTTGGCGAGTGACGAACTAATGATCAGCACCGGCGGACTGTGATAAAGCCATGACGAAGACGCGCGGCCCGAGCTTTTGGCGCTCTCTCGCAGACTCGGCTGCCCCATGACCAACCGGCTGGCTCCAAAGGGGCACTTGGTGCTCGGGACCAGTTTACCGGCGCCGTTTGCCACTCGGCTGGCGAGCTTTTCGCTCTCCGGCGAGCTCTCTTatcgctggctggctggcaaagCAAATAACAACCTTAAGCATGACGTCGTGAAATTGGCGTAGTCCGCATGAGTCACTCCATTGAGTCCATTGAGCATTGAGATTGCCGATCGCCGGGAAGCCGATGGAGTTCCCCAGCCGGCGCGTGGGCCACAGGGGGTGGCTGAGGTGTAAGGTCGTTTGGCGGCCAACGAAAATTCATTCATCGATTCCCCTCCTAGTTGGACTTGTTCTCTGGCTTTTGCCGCGTCATTCTTCTGGGAAATCGCGCATGAGTCGCTAGTTGTCTGTGGCCCATGCCATGCCCACTGGGCTCATTGAACATCAGTTTATCTCTGGTCCGATATTCGGCAACAGGTGGCTCCCTGAAtgatgtgtatatatatacgatATAAGATATATGGTTTACTTGAATGAAATTATAATTCATTGCCAAAGGATAGAATGCTTCCTCCAAAAGCCTCCTAGTATACAAGAAAAGGCATTTTACTTCAAGACTAGTTTTAGCTAAGGGccattatttataaaaacaaaccaatCCATATATggtaattatattttcaacCCAAATTGCTTGAAGTGACGTTTTCGATTCAGTTTACAATATCAGTTGGCGATTGCTCGATTAGCTTGCTTGAGTTTCGCTGGCTTCCTGGAAATGCCTCTGATTTCATACATAGCTGAGGACGCGGACGCTTTTGGGCAAGTGATTCACGGATGGGccgctctctttctctttccgACTGGCGCCGGCAGATCGCCGATCCAAATCCATATCGCTGTTTATATTTGCTTTGATGTGACGTCGGTCACTTGAACCCATACCCATggcatgtacatacatacatttgttTTCGAACCGAAAGCTTTTACTAGGCTTGCGTATATCGTGCGGTTCATTCATGAACCAAATGGCCCAAAGGGGgtttaaataaagtatattaatgtatgtaaatataagCAATACTGCATTATACAAATGTGAATACGTAACTTGTTCGTTTTGATTGAGAACTGTAACCGCTTAAAGTTCACTTGAGAAAAGGTGCTTTCCACTGTTTTGTTCATAGTCATGGTCTCCTGGTTGTaacattttgttaaataatagTATTTAATTAAGGTAGTATAATTGCGTTATCTGTGATTTACAGAGCTAAATAGTAGCCTATTTACGTGTTACCCGCTCTGCGGAAAGGAGCCGTGACTAGTTCTGCATCGCCCATTAATCATCCGCAAATCTTCTAATGCAGCTCCTCGGTGATCTCCTCGTCATCGGCCTCTTCATCATCAGTAGTCGTCATGCCAGAAGTGCTGCTCATTCCCGTGACAACCGTGCCGCTGGTGGAGGCGGTCACCTGGCGTCCCGCGTTCCAGATGAGATCGAACTCCAAGTCGCACTCCTGCGCAATTTTGTGAACAATGCCGCGATCCAGGAGACCTGAGGCACTCCATGTGCTGTCCCTCACGGTCAGTTCCTTCAAAGCTCTTCCCGCCTCAGAGTAATCCTTGACGTAGACCAGGGCTCGGATCAGCATGGACAAGATATGGGCGTGGCGGATTGGCGGCAGTTCGGGTTTAACTAAGTGCGAAAACAGAAGGGGTTAATGTATGTTGAGCAGATTTTGGGGCAACCACTTACTCAGCATGCTGCGGCAGGATCCAATGACCAGCTGGTGATCGCCCTCTCGCAGCGCCTGCTGGATCTCTAGGATTGCCTTAACGTCCGCCACCGTGCGCTGTAGGTTGTTGTAGACGTGCTGGGCGTGGCTGAGCTTCTCCAAGCACTTGGCGGCTTCCTGCATGGCGGTTAGAGCCTTGCCGTAGTCCTGGAACTCCTCAATTTCGATCTGGGCGCAGATGGCGTAGAAGTTGGCCAGCGAATCGAAGGCCTGGCCCTTTGTGTAAAATGTTACAATGTGCTTGAGCACTTGGGGATCCGATTGCCAGTCCAATGCCTGGAGATAATTCGCAGCCATGATGTAGACCTCACGTTGTCGCGACATATTagcaaagaaaataattttgtcGGTGTTGCCCGATTTCAAAAGACTCTTCATGGCCCGAATTTTGTCGCCAGCCTGGGTGAACTTCTTGGTGGCACTGTGGTAGTCGCCCTGCTGCTGCAAGAGTTCGCCCAGCTGCACCAGAATGTGGACTCGAGTCGCCTCCTCGAACTCCCCCTTCTCGGGAGTCAGCATCTCGGACAATTCTTCCGTGACGGGCACGCCCTTCTCAGAACATATGCCCAAGGCTCTCTCCAGATGCCTGGTCTTGGCCAGCAGATGGACAGCCTTCTGAAATTGCTCGATGCTGCAGAAGAAATCCGCACAGCGGTTGATCAACTCGGCATCGGAATCGGGCGCCAGGTCGGAGGCAATAATTTCCAGTATCTCTGGCTGCTGAGACTCAAATGCCATCTCGAGGGCTTTGTGCAGCATCCCAGCCCGATGGTAAAGTTCAACGGCGTGCTTGAAGTTTCCGCACTCTTCGAAGTAAGCAGCCGCAATGGCCTTATCCCTCTGCCTTGAGGAGCTGGCCACCGTCCAAAGTTCCTCCTGGAAGTCGTTCTCCTTGCAGATGCGGATCGCATTGCTGAAGGTCTGGGCACGCGTGAAGAACATGATGGCCTCCTGGAACTTGCCCACGTTCTCGTAATGCCTCGCCAAGTGATAGCAGGCCGCCCGATCCCCCGACTGCCTGGCAATCGCGTCTGCCTTGGAGATCTTACCTAGGTAGCAAAGTATCTTAACCTTGAAAAGAAGAGGATGTCAGCGTTTCGTGGTATCCTAGAGCTTTACTAATTTACCTGCGAGAACCAGTCCTCCGCCTTGTGGTAGACAGCCAGAGCAGCATCCATGTCGCCGGAGCTTTCGATATACTGGCCCCACCACTTAAGCAGCTTGGGATCGCTGGTGGTCTGGATGTAGCGCTTCATGGCGCCGGGATTTTCCATAAGCAGCTGGGTGATGTTTTGCGCCGGATTCTGGGTCTTTTCAAAGTACTCCAGAGCTCCCTTGATGTCACCCCTCTCTCGCAACTCCTGCGCCTTTTGATAGTAGGTGTGCTTCAGGTGAATCCGATCCTCGGTCTCGGCGAGCTCTACTGCCTCATCCAAGTCCCCAATGGACTGGAGCAGCTTGTTGAGCAAATCGAAACGCTTGCACCGCCGATAAAGATCCTTGGCTTCCTCAATCATTCCGAGTTCGATCGCCAAAACAGCCACCTTGGCCTCCGTCTCCAGATAGTCATCTTCAATGGCTTGCCGTAGGGCTCGAACGGAGCGGGCCTGCTCCAAGTGGCCCATGCACACCTTGGCCACGTCCAAGCGATTTGTGTGCACGCACATCTTAGCGAGATTCGTCCAGATCACTTTCGATTGAATCGAGCGAATGCTGCGATAAGCCATGTCCATATTTCCCTCTGCCACATAGAGACTGAAGTTCAGGACTTGCTTCCTCGTAACTGGATTGCATTGCTGTAGGTCCACGAAGTCCTGAAGAGGTTGCTCCTCCATCGTATTGATCCTCAGCCGGCTCACGTTGGGTACACAAAGGTTCAGTAACTGGGAGCCTGGGCTCATGGCCTGTGTTTCAAGGACATTCAGACAGCCTTTCTcggaataaaataaaaggaTGACTTTTGACTGCACAAAATGACTGGGTTGAAAGGAGTTCTTTTGGGGCAGGGTCTTCTGGATCATGGACTTGACTTCTGTAGCCAAGAGACGAGGTTCCTCTGCATCCCAAAAAATCCGAATCGGCAGACTTGTTGAAGACTCCTTCTTGGAGTTGGTTTCCTGCTCCAGCAGTCCGTACTTAAGAAGATTACTGCGCTCAAAGTCCCAGCAGAATAAAGTGGATATAGGGGTAAAATTGCTACTGGCTATCACCATGGCCAAGTGGCTGCCCGAGCTGTTGCACTTAACCAGAATGAACTCCCCGAAGTCGTCGAAAATGTCGTGACCGGATTTGCTGGGAAAGAGCAGCTTGGGATCGTGCCTAGACACATCGTAAGCTTTCACATATCCATTCATGGTAAATACCGACAGATAGCAGCCGCTCAAATCCATGCCGATAATCTTTCCCTCAATATCGCTGGCTTGCATGCGGTGCAGCACCACTCCTCCCACGGagtaaacaaaaatgtcaCTGCTGCCCAGACAAAATATGTTCTGGTTGAACAGATTCAAGGATAAACATTCGGCAGGAAACGTCTGTAGAAGTTTAAGGCTTAACGGAGTGGCGGTAGATTCCGTGGTGGGGGAGGTGCCCTCCACTGTCTGCAGGATCTCATCAAACTCATCCAGGCTCTTCTCCACTTTCTGCAGGCTATAGGACGATATGCTCCTGCCATTGCTCATCACTAAACTCAGTTCACTCAAAGCCATGGCAGTCACCGCAAATTCGGACTGAACAGTGGTCTCCCGACCGCTGCAGTGCGTCAATTGTACTGATTTGGCTGACCTCTGCACCGCCCAGAGTTCTCGAGTATGAACGGCGAGTAGAGGTTGCTCCTTTAGCATGAAAACATTGGAGAGACAGTTGACCAGCATGCAGGGCTTGGCAAGCTCATTGTATCCCCACTCGCAGCTGCGGATGGCTCCTCTCACAGAAGATATGTTCGTCAGCTGCCAGGCATCTTCAGGAGCACCGACTAGTCTGCTGCCGCTCCTCTTCCAGGTGTACACATTCCCCTGAGATGTTCCCGCACACAGGGTCTGTCCCGTGGAGCTATATGCCAAGCAGGTGAAAATTTCTCCGTTCATCTGGCTGTATTTTGGTGTCTTGCGAAGCACACTGCTGCTCTCGCTGCTGTCATGGCTGAAGAATTGGTTGGACGAGGACATGGTGCCATTACTTAAAGTGGTCATGGATGAGCCTGGCTGGTTGCCACTGGGTAGATCCATTTTCAATAGGTAGTTATCGCTTCTCTCGATGTCCCAAATGCGGACGAAAAAATCGCCTGAAGATGAGACTGCAATGTAGCACAGAAGTGGAAAATCGGATAATATAACCCACCTGTTATTATGGCCAGAGAGTTTCCAGACCACGCGATGCCTCCCTGGCGACCTCCTCCACGTCCGCTCATTTTCACACGATCCAGCTCAGTGAGGATGCCCGTGGATTCCACCAAGAACAGAGTGACAGTCAAGTCCTCCATCAGGCAAATGACGGCGTCCCTAGAATGGAAAAAAGTCGGGGCTTAGGTAAATATTTGCCTCTCTAACCTTAGCAGCACATTACTTTTTTGGATGCCACAACATCTGGACAATGGGAGGTAGGGAGCCGCACTTCATCACCTCGACACAGGCGCCTCCTTGGTTGATGTAGTACACCACTCCTCCTTGGGTGCAAGCGTAAAAGCAGTGGTTGTCCCTCACACCCGAGTGCGTCATGCTGCGGGCTGCTGTGCGTGGTCGCCAATTGGTCAGGGTGTCCAGGGCATTTTCATCGCCTGCCACTGCAGCCTTGGCCAGACTGGCCATCTCCTCGCGCACCTCGCTCTCCACCGTTAGGCGGAAGCAGATCAGCAGCAACACCTCTCGCAAATCGTGGGAGAACATGGTCAGA
Proteins encoded:
- the LOC120446268 gene encoding intraflagellar transport protein 140 homolog gives rise to the protein MTLYFDTKIEFLDSDAVSTISSWHPSEPLFAVASFSPERGGSVTIFADTGEPQRDVTYPVHATSQATALCWHPEKALLASGWEHGDIHVWFAGHREFASVNAPHKAAIVLLQFSEQGGRMVTADAMGLVTGWRCDGQYQFLTMFSHDLREVLLLICFRLTVESEVREEMASLAKAAVAGDENALDTLTNWRPRTAARSMTHSGVRDNHCFYACTQGGVVYYINQGGACVEVMKCGSLPPIVQMLWHPKKDAVICLMEDLTVTLFLVESTGILTELDRVKMSGRGGGRQGGIAWSGNSLAIITGDFFVRIWDIERSDNYLLKMDLPSGNQPGSSMTTLSNGTMSSSNQFFSHDSSESSSVLRKTPKYSQMNGEIFTCLAYSSTGQTLCAGTSQGNVYTWKRSGSRLVGAPEDAWQLTNISSVRGAIRSCEWGYNELAKPCMLVNCLSNVFMLKEQPLLAVHTRELWAVQRSAKSVQLTHCSGRETTVQSEFAVTAMALSELSLVMSNGRSISSYSLQKVEKSLDEFDEILQTVEGTSPTTESTATPLSLKLLQTFPAECLSLNLFNQNIFCLGSSDIFVYSVGGVVLHRMQASDIEGKIIGMDLSGCYLSVFTMNGYVKAYDVSRHDPKLLFPSKSGHDIFDDFGEFILVKCNSSGSHLAMVIASSNFTPISTLFCWDFERSNLLKYGLLEQETNSKKESSTSLPIRIFWDAEEPRLLATEVKSMIQKTLPQKNSFQPSHFVQSKVILLFYSEKGCLNVLETQAMSPGSQLLNLCVPNVSRLRINTMEEQPLQDFVDLQQCNPVTRKQVLNFSLYVAEGNMDMAYRSIRSIQSKVIWTNLAKMCVHTNRLDVAKVCMGHLEQARSVRALRQAIEDDYLETEAKVAVLAIELGMIEEAKDLYRRCKRFDLLNKLLQSIGDLDEAVELAETEDRIHLKHTYYQKAQELRERGDIKGALEYFEKTQNPAQNITQLLMENPGAMKRYIQTTSDPKLLKWWGQYIESSGDMDAALAVYHKAEDWFSQVKILCYLGKISKADAIARQSGDRAACYHLARHYENVGKFQEAIMFFTRAQTFSNAIRICKENDFQEELWTVASSSRQRDKAIAAAYFEECGNFKHAVELYHRAGMLHKALEMAFESQQPEILEIIASDLAPDSDAELINRCADFFCSIEQFQKAVHLLAKTRHLERALGICSEKGVPVTEELSEMLTPEKGEFEEATRVHILVQLGELLQQQGDYHSATKKFTQAGDKIRAMKSLLKSGNTDKIIFFANMSRQREVYIMAANYLQALDWQSDPQVLKHIVTFYTKGQAFDSLANFYAICAQIEIEEFQDYGKALTAMQEAAKCLEKLSHAQHVYNNLQRTVADVKAILEIQQALREGDHQLVIGSCRSMLIKPELPPIRHAHILSMLIRALVYVKDYSEAGRALKELTVRDSTWSASGLLDRGIVHKIAQECDLEFDLIWNAGRQVTASTSGTVVTGMSSTSGMTTTDDEEADDEEITEELH
- the LOC120451831 gene encoding DNA-binding protein D-ETS-6, which produces MAILQNSRQSHKQLPVHSQTIHSVWCQQRPFNAMHQDVRQKSIGSGNEARLEAKEKEESAKKEGFPSRRRSRRRCSSSSTSDSSDSSDSSTDSDSGSSSSNGSTRSQLPALNLPVPLPLATPTPPADPSPRRNSNDSSRSVSPVEVPVDPHAWTSEDIASWVKWATRKFKLDPEPDIDRFPKDAQELCDLSRADFWVCAGSRRGGMLLAQHFALSLYHATGRETSPMLNDNEPNPYQLLNAASHRLVAQGSGGQIQLWQFLLELLADSSNANAISWEGQSGEFRLIDPDEVARRWGERKAKPNMNYDKLSRALRYYYDKNIMTKVHGKRYAYKFDFHGLMAACQAQAQGGDPASSMLGSYNHHAGGAMQLGRHPPPLHHHPQHSHPHHQLGQPHFLHPHHSSPASNSSSLGFPSSSTASSQASPGLAPASSSASTSNFTAPFQGGTAGVDPARSSSSSAGNYDQGPVTPTTNAFN